The Gemmatimonas aurantiaca sequence GCCATCACGCAGCAGTGCGGCACCGAGCCGCCATTCCGCAACGCGTACTGGGATCATCATGAAGCCGGACTGTATGTCGACGTGGTGAGCGGTGAGCCGCTGTTTGCCTCGGTGCACAAGTTCGATTCCGGCACGGGCTGGCCGAGTTTCACGACACCGGTGGCTTCCAACGTCACGGCACACGAGGATACGGCGTACGGCATGCGCCGCATCGAGGTGCGCTCCAGACACGGCGACTCCCACCTCGGCCACGTCTTTCCCGATGGACCGCGTGAAGCCGGCGGCCTGCGGTACTGCATCAACTCCGCGTCGCTGCGTTTCGTGCCGTTGGCGGCACTCGAGCAGGAAGGCTATGGCGAGTTCCTGCCCCTGTTCGCCGGAGAACAGGGCGGGGAACGGAAGGACGGCGGCGCACACGGCGGTGCTCATGGCGGCTGACGCAGCGCCCGACAACGGGGTCGTCCGTCCGGAAGAAGTGGCCATTCTCGCCGGCGGCTGCTTCTGGGGGATGGAAGAGTTGCTGCGCGCCATTCCCGGCGTGCTGGACACCGACGTGGGGTACACGGGAGGCTGGCTCGAACATCCCACGTATCACGACACGCACGACAGCAAGAGCGGTCATGCGGAGAGTGTGCGTATCGTGTTCGATCCGACCGTGCTGAGTTACGAGACGCTGCTGGAAGACTGGTTCTTCCGCATGCACGATCCCACGACGGCCAATCGTCAGGGCAACGACATCGGCACGCAGTACCGAAGCGCGATCTTCTACACCACCGAGGCGCAGCGCGAAACGGCGGAACGCGTGAAGGCGCGGGTGCAGTCCAGTGGACTCTGGGCAAAACCGATCGTGACGGAGATCGTGCCCGAAGCCCGGTGGTGGAGCGCCGAGGGCTATCACCAGGATTATCTGCGGAAGAATCCTGGGGGGTACAGTTGTCACTACATGCGGTGACGCGTTGCGGGTGGTGGGTTCAGAGGTGAACTGCCGGGCAACGGGTCACGGGTCTCGTGACCCACGACCCTGTTGTTCGCCCCCAAACCCATCACTCACAACTCGCGACCGCTGTTCCGCCGTATCCTCAGCGCTCCACTCGGACATTTTGCCACTGCGCTCTCGATCTCGGCGTCCGTTGCACCCGATGTGTCGATCCACGGCTTGCGTTTCGGATTGAAGACGACGCCAAGGGCGCGTACGCAGTTGCCGCTGTGCCAGCAGCGTCCCTGACGCCATTCCACGGTGAGCTGCTGCGCCGGATATTCCCGCGTCAGTTCGTGCAGGGCCGCGAAGCGCTCCAGATGTCTGGACCACCCTTCCACGTGCACCTGGCGGAGCACTTCGCGTCGCGATGCGGGAAGCGCGGTCCATCCGGCATGCTCGATGTGCACGATGGACCCGTCGGGTGTGGCCTCGCACGACCAGCGCACGGTGGTCGACGCGTCCCAGTCGTCATCGGCCCAGGAGAACTCGATCAGGTGTCCGGGCTCGTGGTGCCTCACGGTTCCCGACGTGATCACCTCGCGATCGCTGTCGTCGCGCCACACCTCCCGTAGTGCGCCGCCCGGCTGCGGATCGAGTGAGACATGCGGACCCCACCACTTGGCGATGCCTTTGGGCGAGATGAGCAATGCCCAGGCCTCCGCGGGAGGCGCGGCCACCGGCATGCTGAGGCGGAAGCGGTCGGAATGGTGCTCGAGGTGCATGAGCGGGCGTTCCGGGGCGAGGGCGGGGGTTGGGTGAACGGTCGGGTTGAGAGTCGCGGGTTTGCAGTGTGGCGGTGAACAATCGGGTCACGGGTCACGAGACCTGCGTCCCGTGACCCGGTGTGACCCGGTTGTTCACCCCCGAACTGCAAACCCGGAACTCACTACCCCTTCTTCGCGATCAACTCGATCTCGACCGCCGCCCCGAGCGGCAGCCCGGCCACCGCCACCGTCGTGCGCGACGGATACGGCGCCGTGAAGCGCGTCCCGTACGCCCCATTCATGGCCGCGAAGTTTGCCATATCGGTGAGATAGACGTTGCACTTGATCACATCGTCCATCGTCAGCCCGGCGTCTTCCACCACGGCTTGCAGGTTGTCGAACACCCGATGGGTCTGGGCGGCGACATCACCGTCGATGAGTTTGCCAGTGGTCGGGTCGATGGGCGTCTGGCCGGAGCAGTACAGCAGATCACCCGCCCAGGTGGCGTGCGAATAGGGGCCGATGGCCTGAGGGCCGCGCGGGCTGAAGGCGGTCGAGCGGGACATGAGGGAGGGGGGAGGAGAGATGAAAGGCAGAGCCGGAGGCGTATCGCCGGCCGGCGCGTCGCCAACCCGTATATCGCCAACCGGAGTATCGCCAACCGGCGTAACCGCGACGATCATCGGAATGATCGTCGGAAGGAAGATACCGCACGGACCTGCCGATACTATCCATGATGTCCCACCCCGACCATTCAGCCGCCGCAACCGACCCCATGCCCGTCAGGCAGCGCCTGTCGCGCATTCTCGAAGGGGCCGATTTTCCGGCGCTGTCCAAGCAGATCATCGACACGCTGTCGGCGCTCGATGACGACGCGCATTCCCTGCAGCGTCTCGCGAACGTGGTCCTGCGGGAATACAGTCTGACCCTGTCGGTGGTGCGCACCGCCAACAGCGTGCACTACCGGCGCGGTGCCCGCGCGATCCAGAGCGCGACCCATGCCATGATGATGCTGGGCGCCCGCACCGTGCGGCAGTTGGCGGGCAGTCTGCTGCTGTTCGAGAACTACGCGCGCAAGTCGCCCGAGTTGAAGGAGCTGATGCTGCTGTCGCTGCTCACCGCCAACCATGCGCGGGCCGCGGCCACCCGGCTGCAGTTGCAGGATCCCGAAGAAGCGCATCTCTGCGGCATGTTCCGCAATCTCGGGGAAGTGCTGGTGGCCGGACATTTCCCCGAGGATTACACACGCATTCGTGCGCTCATGGCCGACGGGGCCCACAGCGAGAGTGCGGCCACGCGCATCGTGCTGGGGTTTCCCTTTGCCGATCTCGGGGTGGAAGTCTCACGTCATTGGGGCATGCCCGACAGCGTCGTGCAGGGGATCCGTGCACGCGCGACCGCTTCGGCATCCCTGTCGGCGGCGGTGACGTCGTTCAGTCACGATCTCACCCAGGCCCTGTATCGGCTGGACGGACACACCGGCGACGGCCCGCATGCCGTGGAGGCGGTGATCGAACAGCATGGCGCGCGCGTGAAGCTCACACGGGAACAGATCGGCGGGATCGTCACCGACGCGATGGAGGAAACGCGCGAGTTGTTCGTGAATCCGCAGATCGCCACCGACCGGTTGCGGTTCCGTCAGCTCACCACCGCTGCCCGTGGGGCACTGGGCGAGAGTGTCACGGCGCGTGATGATGACACCCCGACCGCGACGGGGCCGGCTGGGGTGATCGCGTTGCGGGTGCGGTTGCGGCAGGAAGTGGAGGAAAAAGTGGACGTGGCCTCGGGCGCCGGTGTGGGCGAAGTCCTGCTGCTCGCGCTCGAAGCCGTGATGCGCGGCGGGCCGTTCGATCGGGTGCTGGCCTGTCTCTTCACGCCCGATCGGCTGCGTCTGGTCGCGCGTGCCGGACTGGGCGACGGCGTCGAAGCGCTGCTCGCGCAATTCGATTTCCCCGTGTCGGTGCGCGGCGGTCCCATCGTCACGCTCACCCAGCAACGGCAGGCCGTGTATCTCCCGGCCGATCGTGCGTTGACCACGGTGGAATTGCGGTGGGTGCAGTCGATGGGCCTCACCCAGTTCGGTGTGTTCCCGCTGGTGGTCCTCGGCAAGATCGTGGGCTGCATCTATTGCGATCGCATGGGAACCGCCGAGGTGCCGGATCGGGCGACGGTACGGTATGCGAAGTCCATCGCCGATCTGGTGGTGGATGCCATCGGGAGGCGGCGGGGGAGCTGACGCGGTGGGTTGGTTCTACCGCGCCACTCGCGCCTCCGGCTGTCCGCCCGGATGCCATGTCGGTTTGTCACCGTCAGCGAGAAGCCGCACGGCCCGGGCGGTGGCGCCGATCACCCGCGCCATGTGTGCCACGTTCACGATGCCCGCTTCGTCCTTCGGGTGGTGATACGGCGTGGCCAGATTGAACGACGACAGCGAGTGCGCCGGAATGCCGATGCGTGCAAATGCCGCATTGTCGCTGCGGGTGAAAAAGCTCTGACCGGGACGTGGATCGGGCATGAGCGGAATGCCGTTGTCTGCCAGCAGGTCACCCAGCGTGGAGCGCTCGTAGCCGGTGAGCCAGGCGCGTCCGAATCCCCCGGTCAGAGAATCGGGATGTGCGATCATCTCGATGTTGAGATCGACGACCGTTTTTTCGAGTGGCAGCAGGGGATGCTGCAGATACCAGCGGGTGCCGAGTCCGCCCACTTCTTCGCCGGTGATGGACACGAAGAGGATGGTGCGTTTGGGGCGCGGGCCGTTCTGCAGGGCGCGTGCGATTTCGAGCAGCGCCACGTTGCCCGACGCATCGTCGTCGGCGCCGTTGTTGATGGAGTCACCGTCCACCGGCCGGCCGATGCCGATGTGATCGTAGTGCGCGGTGACCAGCACGACTTCGTCGCGCAGCACCGGGTCACTGCCTCGAATGACACCGGCAATGTTCTGCGTGCGGAGCCGCTGATCGGCAGGCAGCGCATTCCAGGCCGCCCACGATTCCACGGGTGCCGGACGCACACGGCCAGTCGTGTTGGGGCCCTGCGCGGTGCGCAGCGGGATGTGCTGGCGATACGTGCCCGAATCGCCGGCTGGGGCGAGGCCCGCGGCTTTGTATTCCCGTTCCAGCCAGCGCGCGGCACGCTCCATACCCGGTGAACCGGTGAGGCGACCTTCCATGCTGTCGGCAGCGAGAATGCCGATGGCGCGACGCACCCGGGCGGTGTCGATACGATCCACCCACTTCGCGGCGGCGCTGGTGCTGGCGGCGGTTGCCACACGCGGCTGCGCTTCGGCGACCATCGCCAACCACTGCCGGTTCGGACTCACGGCCAGTCGCGAAATGCGCGCCAGATGCGCAAAGCCGAAATCCCCCACCGTGCGCCATGCATTGCGACCGGTGTCGCTGCCGCGTGTCCATTGCAGCAGTTTCGTGTCCTGCCCGGCGAGGAGCGTGGTGCTGTCCACCCACGTCACGTCTTCCGTGCCTTCGGGCAGCGCGACGAGCGTGTCGATGCGATCGCTGCTCACGTCGAGCCGCATGACATGCCAGGGTTGTGCGCCTTTCTGCACGAAACTCACGAAGCGTGTGCCGGGAATGCGATGCAGCGAGCGGCCGATGTCGCGTGCCAGTGTGCGCGACGGTCCCGTTGTTCCGCCGGTGCGCCGCGTGTGCGTGACCTGCAAGGTGGCGGGGCTGCCCAGCACGAAGGTCACCCAGGTGGAGTCGTCGGGTTGTGCGAAGTAACCCACCGGCTTGAGGTCCGGAAGAATGACCGACGGTGCGCCGCTTCCCAGCGGCAGGCGCCAGAGTCGCTGCGTGGAGTCCGCTTCCACGCGAATCACGGCCAGGGCCGCCGTGTCGCCGAGCATGGGGGCGGCCGAGTATTCACTTTCGGGGACCGTACGCCGCACGGGCGCGGTGAGCCCGGTGGAGAGATCGAGGCGCCAGATGTCGGTGTGCCCGTCGCCCAGATTGGCGGTATAGAAGAGCGCGCGGCTGTCGGGCGCGAACATGGGCTGGTTGTCGTAGCCCGCGCGTCGCGTGAGGTTGGCCGGTACGCCGACCCGCACCGTATCTCCCCGCATGGTGAGCGGCACCAGGTACACCTCGGCGTCGGGCGACGGCGTGCTGGTGCGGGGGACACCGCGCTGGGCGTGACTGGCGGGTGCCAGGAAGGTGCTGGCCAACGTGGCGGTGGCCAGGCCGGCGACGAGGGCGGCAGTGGGCGTATGGCGCATGGAGACGGCGAGGGAATGATGCGTGGCCGGCGGCGAGTCAGCGCAGGCTCATCATGTGATCCCTGATGTTGCGTGCATCGTTCGTGTCCCACAACTGCCGGCGAGTGCTGAAGGGTGTCGGCGCACGATGCGCCGAGTCGTGATGGGTTCCTCGTGTGTTCCCGCGCGGTTCACCGCCCCTTCCGAAACCACCGCGCCGCCAGAATCCCGCCCAGGAATCCTCCCAGGTGTGCCTGCCAACTGATGCCCGCCTGGCCCGGCGCGATGCCGAGCACGAGGCCGCCCCAGAGCGCGGCCGTCACGAGGCTGAGCAGAATGCTCGCCACACTGCGTGAGTAGACACCCGCCAGCAGTAGAAATCCGAGATAGCCGAAGATCACGCCGCTCGCGCCGATGTGCACCGAGCCCGGGGCACCGAGGGTCCACGCGAACAGGCCGGCACCGAGCATCGAGAACAGCGTCACCGGCAGGAAATGGCGCGCATCACGCAGCATCACCATCCAGCCCAGGGCCACGAACGGCACGGTGTTGGCGATGAGATGCTGCAGGTTGGCATGCAGAAAAGGCGCGAACAGAATGCCGCGCAATCCGGTGACCGTGCGCGGCACGATGCCGTATTGCATGAGTGCGCCGCCGAGCATGCCGTTCGCCACGAAGGTGAGCCAGAATGCACCCAGCGTGGTGCCGAGCGTCGAGATCTGGGTCTTGAGCGAACGGGAAACCGGGAGCGCACGCGAACGGGCGGTGCGGGCGATGGGTGCCTTGGCCATTCACAAAATGTAGAGGGGCGGGATCATGTGGGCGATGTCGCTGCCCGAACGGTATCTTCGCCTCATGACTCCGAGTTCCACCCCCGGCCCGACCGCGGTGCGGTACGACGACGATGCGATGTTCTCCCGCATCGCACGCCGCCTGCTGCCACTGCTCTTTCTCTGTTACATCGTCGCCTATCTCGATCGTGTGAACGTCGGCTTCGCCAAGCTGCAGATGGCGGCGGAGCTCGAATGGTCCGATGCGATCTACGGTTTCGGAGCCGGTATCTTCTTCCTCGGCTACTTCTTCTTCGAAGTGCCGAGCAATCTGCTGCTCGAACGGTTCGGCGCGCGGCGCTGGATCGCCCGCATCATGATCAGCTGGGGCATCATCTCGAGCGCGTTCGCCTTCGTGGATCGCATTCCGTGGGGACCACTGCCGGGATGGTTCGGTGTGGAGGCCGACGCGTTCGGTTTTTACGCGCTGCGTCTGCTGCTCGGTGTGGCCGAAGCGGGGTTCTTCCCGGGGATCATTCTCTATCTCACCTACTGGTTTCCCGCCGCACGCCGCGCGCGCACCGTGGCGTGGTTCATGACGGCCATCGCCGTGGCCAATGTCGTGGGCGGCCCGCTGTCGGGCTTCATCATGAACATCTTCGATGGCTCGGGCGCGTGGAGCGGATGGCGCTGGCTGTTCGTGATCGAAGGCATTCCGTCGATACTCATGGGGGTGGCCGTCCTGCGCTGGCTGCCCGACGGTCCCCGACAGGCACGCTGGCTGTCGCCCCGCGATTGTGAACTGGTGGAACATCGGCTCGAGGCCGACCGCGCCGCCCGTGCGGCCAGCACCCTGGTGCAGGGCAAGGAGGCTTCACACGCCGGCCACGATCCGGCCACGGTGAAAGCCGCCATGACCGATCGACGCGTGTGGGCGCTGGCGTTCGTGTATTTCGCGGGGACGGTCTCGCTCTATGGCGTGAATTTCTGGATGCCCACCATCATCCAGGAGCTCGGGATCGATCGTACGGCGTATTTCGAGATCGGTCTGCTGTCGATGATTCCCTGGAGCATTGCCGGGCTCGCGATGGTCTGGGCGGGCGCACACTCCGATCGCACGGGTGAGCGGCGGTGGCATGTGGCTGGCGCTCTGGGGCTGACGGCAACCGGTCTGGCAGTGCTTTCGCTGGTGGGACACGCCATCATCCCCTCGCTGTTCGGTCTCGTGCTCGTGGCCAGTGGTGTGCTGGCGTTTTTCGCGACCTTCTGGTCGCTCCCCACCGCCTTTCTGCAGCGGTCCGCGGCGGCGGCCGGTATCGCCTGGATCAACAGCATCGGCAACCTCGGCGGGCATTTCGGACCTGATCTCATCGGCCGTGTGCGCGCGGCAACGGGCGGGACGACGGGCGCCTTTCTCGCACTGGGCACACTGGCGGTGCTCGGTGCGATGGTGACGCTGACAGTGACCAAACCCTCCACGGTACGCTCGACCCCGCTGTAGCGTCAGTTCAGCATGCGCGCAGTCGCTGTGCTACGCTCATGGGAACAAAGTCCGCGAAAGAAAGCCGAAGAATGGGCTTCCTGCGTGCTGTTGGTCACCCAATCGATGGCCCCGGTTTTGCGACGGACGATCCCATCACGCTGCCTCGATTCGTCGCCCATTTCCCGGACCTGCTCATGATTCGCCCGTCGATCCTCCGCGGCATTGCCGCCCTGACGTTGCTGGTGTCGTCGTTCACGACGGCCGGGGCGCAGGGACGCATCTTCGTCAACAACGACGAGTGGACGCTCGACGCGTCGGGCCGTACGCAGGCCGGGAGCGCCAACGTCACCCAGTTCATGCGCAACGTGGCCTCGTGGCTCACGGGCGGCACGTCGGGCTCGGTGCTCATCGCCAGCGGCAACTTCGGGTTCCCGACAGCCGGCATCGGCGGAGACCTGAGCACGGGTGGTTACACCTTCACGACCACGAACAACAATGCCGGTGCCAATCTGGCGACGTTCGCCGGATACAGCGCCGTGTTCGTCGATGCCAGCACCGTCGCTGCGGTCGACAACGCGCAGTTGCAGGCCGATCTGCAGAGTTACGTGCTGGGCGGCGGCAGCGTGTTCGTGAACTTCGGGACGGGCGTTCTTTCTTCCGCGAACGAAGCGGCGGCGTTCAACACGTTCCTCGACTACTTCGGCATTC is a genomic window containing:
- the msrB gene encoding peptide-methionine (R)-S-oxide reductase MsrB, producing the protein MDNIDRSNASANLSADTAATARYAKPSREELASTLTPEQYAITQQCGTEPPFRNAYWDHHEAGLYVDVVSGEPLFASVHKFDSGTGWPSFTTPVASNVTAHEDTAYGMRRIEVRSRHGDSHLGHVFPDGPREAGGLRYCINSASLRFVPLAALEQEGYGEFLPLFAGEQGGERKDGGAHGGAHGG
- the msrA gene encoding peptide-methionine (S)-S-oxide reductase MsrA, producing MAADAAPDNGVVRPEEVAILAGGCFWGMEELLRAIPGVLDTDVGYTGGWLEHPTYHDTHDSKSGHAESVRIVFDPTVLSYETLLEDWFFRMHDPTTANRQGNDIGTQYRSAIFYTTEAQRETAERVKARVQSSGLWAKPIVTEIVPEARWWSAEGYHQDYLRKNPGGYSCHYMR
- a CDS encoding (4Fe-4S)-binding protein codes for the protein MHLEHHSDRFRLSMPVAAPPAEAWALLISPKGIAKWWGPHVSLDPQPGGALREVWRDDSDREVITSGTVRHHEPGHLIEFSWADDDWDASTTVRWSCEATPDGSIVHIEHAGWTALPASRREVLRQVHVEGWSRHLERFAALHELTREYPAQQLTVEWRQGRCWHSGNCVRALGVVFNPKRKPWIDTSGATDAEIESAVAKCPSGALRIRRNSGREL
- a CDS encoding Rid family detoxifying hydrolase → MSRSTAFSPRGPQAIGPYSHATWAGDLLYCSGQTPIDPTTGKLIDGDVAAQTHRVFDNLQAVVEDAGLTMDDVIKCNVYLTDMANFAAMNGAYGTRFTAPYPSRTTVAVAGLPLGAAVEIELIAKKG
- a CDS encoding HDOD domain-containing protein, which encodes MPVRQRLSRILEGADFPALSKQIIDTLSALDDDAHSLQRLANVVLREYSLTLSVVRTANSVHYRRGARAIQSATHAMMMLGARTVRQLAGSLLLFENYARKSPELKELMLLSLLTANHARAAATRLQLQDPEEAHLCGMFRNLGEVLVAGHFPEDYTRIRALMADGAHSESAATRIVLGFPFADLGVEVSRHWGMPDSVVQGIRARATASASLSAAVTSFSHDLTQALYRLDGHTGDGPHAVEAVIEQHGARVKLTREQIGGIVTDAMEETRELFVNPQIATDRLRFRQLTTAARGALGESVTARDDDTPTATGPAGVIALRVRLRQEVEEKVDVASGAGVGEVLLLALEAVMRGGPFDRVLACLFTPDRLRLVARAGLGDGVEALLAQFDFPVSVRGGPIVTLTQQRQAVYLPADRALTTVELRWVQSMGLTQFGVFPLVVLGKIVGCIYCDRMGTAEVPDRATVRYAKSIADLVVDAIGRRRGS
- a CDS encoding M20/M25/M40 family metallo-hydrolase; the protein is MRHTPTAALVAGLATATLASTFLAPASHAQRGVPRTSTPSPDAEVYLVPLTMRGDTVRVGVPANLTRRAGYDNQPMFAPDSRALFYTANLGDGHTDIWRLDLSTGLTAPVRRTVPESEYSAAPMLGDTAALAVIRVEADSTQRLWRLPLGSGAPSVILPDLKPVGYFAQPDDSTWVTFVLGSPATLQVTHTRRTGGTTGPSRTLARDIGRSLHRIPGTRFVSFVQKGAQPWHVMRLDVSSDRIDTLVALPEGTEDVTWVDSTTLLAGQDTKLLQWTRGSDTGRNAWRTVGDFGFAHLARISRLAVSPNRQWLAMVAEAQPRVATAASTSAAAKWVDRIDTARVRRAIGILAADSMEGRLTGSPGMERAARWLEREYKAAGLAPAGDSGTYRQHIPLRTAQGPNTTGRVRPAPVESWAAWNALPADQRLRTQNIAGVIRGSDPVLRDEVVLVTAHYDHIGIGRPVDGDSINNGADDDASGNVALLEIARALQNGPRPKRTILFVSITGEEVGGLGTRWYLQHPLLPLEKTVVDLNIEMIAHPDSLTGGFGRAWLTGYERSTLGDLLADNGIPLMPDPRPGQSFFTRSDNAAFARIGIPAHSLSSFNLATPYHHPKDEAGIVNVAHMARVIGATARAVRLLADGDKPTWHPGGQPEARVAR
- a CDS encoding rhomboid family intramembrane serine protease, which gives rise to MAKAPIARTARSRALPVSRSLKTQISTLGTTLGAFWLTFVANGMLGGALMQYGIVPRTVTGLRGILFAPFLHANLQHLIANTVPFVALGWMVMLRDARHFLPVTLFSMLGAGLFAWTLGAPGSVHIGASGVIFGYLGFLLLAGVYSRSVASILLSLVTAALWGGLVLGIAPGQAGISWQAHLGGFLGGILAARWFRKGR
- a CDS encoding MFS transporter, with product MTPSSTPGPTAVRYDDDAMFSRIARRLLPLLFLCYIVAYLDRVNVGFAKLQMAAELEWSDAIYGFGAGIFFLGYFFFEVPSNLLLERFGARRWIARIMISWGIISSAFAFVDRIPWGPLPGWFGVEADAFGFYALRLLLGVAEAGFFPGIILYLTYWFPAARRARTVAWFMTAIAVANVVGGPLSGFIMNIFDGSGAWSGWRWLFVIEGIPSILMGVAVLRWLPDGPRQARWLSPRDCELVEHRLEADRAARAASTLVQGKEASHAGHDPATVKAAMTDRRVWALAFVYFAGTVSLYGVNFWMPTIIQELGIDRTAYFEIGLLSMIPWSIAGLAMVWAGAHSDRTGERRWHVAGALGLTATGLAVLSLVGHAIIPSLFGLVLVASGVLAFFATFWSLPTAFLQRSAAAAGIAWINSIGNLGGHFGPDLIGRVRAATGGTTGAFLALGTLAVLGAMVTLTVTKPSTVRSTPL
- a CDS encoding PEP-CTERM sorting domain-containing protein; this translates as MIRPSILRGIAALTLLVSSFTTAGAQGRIFVNNDEWTLDASGRTQAGSANVTQFMRNVASWLTGGTSGSVLIASGNFGFPTAGIGGDLSTGGYTFTTTNNNAGANLATFAGYSAVFVDASTVAAVDNAQLQADLQSYVLGGGSVFVNFGTGVLSSANEAAAFNTFLDYFGIQAASSYNGIAGVHNTSTWSTEAPYGAALFTGVSGLYSNNGNSLSLAGSNGAGYTAQLFGDGLYAASARASVVPEPSTVTLLVAGLAAIAMAARRRRA